The following proteins are co-located in the Apium graveolens cultivar Ventura chromosome 5, ASM990537v1, whole genome shotgun sequence genome:
- the LOC141659116 gene encoding protein NRT1/ PTR FAMILY 8.1-like, which translates to MSAYVAQEEEDIYTKDGTTDYRYKPAIKSNTGTWKACPYILGNECCERLAYYGINTNLVNYLKFQLNQTSVVAVSNVTNWSGTCYVMPLLGAFLADSYLGRYWTIAAFSIVYVFGMTILTLSASVHGLKPLCDDKNGCHPTSTQIGVFYVGLYLIALGTGGIKPCVSSYGADQFDDSDESEKKSKSSFFNWFYLSINIGALVAATVLVWIQTNVGWGWGFGIPAVAMALAVVSFFSGTRLYRNVRPGGSPLTRIFQVIVASVRKSRVQVPVNKSLLYETTTDEESVIKGSRKLDHTNKLSFFDKAAVETQSDKIKDSVTPWRLCTVTQIEELKSIIGLLPIWATGIIFSAVYSQMGTLFVLQGNTMDLRMGGSFQIPSASLSLFDTVSVIFWVPVYDRVIVPFARRITGHKNGFSQLQRIGIGLVISIFAMLSAGTLELMRLKMVRQHNYYEVNHIPMSIFWQVPQYFIIGCAEVFTFVGQLEFFYEQAPDAMRSLCSALSLTTAALGNYMSTFLVNMVTDVSTRNGSKGWIPDNLNYGHLDYFFWMLALLSVMNLGAFVLVAKCYTYKKPVDPVSH; encoded by the exons ATGTCAGCATATGTGGCTCAAGAGGAAGAAGATATATATACCAAAGATGGCACAACTGATTACCGCTACAAACCTGCGATTAAAAGCAATACCGGAACCTGGAAAGCATGCCCTTACATCCTAG GGAATGAATGCTGTGAAAGACTGGCATACTATGGGATCAACACCAATTTGGTGAATTATCTCAAGTTCCAGTTGAATCAAACTAGTGTTGTGGCAGTTAGTAATGTTACCAACTGGTCTGGTACATGCTATGTCATGCCACTACTTGGCGCCTTTCTTGCCGATTCTTACCTTGGTCGATACTGGACAATTGCTGCTTTTTCCATCGTCTATGTTTTC GGAATGACAATATTGACTTTATCAGCATCCGTCCACGGACTAAAACCATTGTGTGATGACAAAAATGGGTGTCATCCGACAAGCACACAAATCGGAGTTTTCTACGTTGGACTTTACCTTATAGCTCTGGGTACAGGAGGCATTAAGCCTTGTGTGTCATCTTATGGAGCAGATCaatttgatgattcagacgaGTCCGAGAAAAAAAGCAAGAGTTCATTTTTCAACTGGTTTTATCTTTCAATTAATATTGGTGCACTGGTTGCTGCCACGGTGCTTGTTTGGATACAAACAAATGTGGGCTGGGGTTGGGGCTTTGGCATTCCTGCTGTAGCTATGGCTCTAGCTGTTGTAAGTTTCTTTTCGGGCACACGTCTGTATCGCAACGTAAGGCCTGGTGGGAGTCCGTTGACTCGGATCTTTCAGGTAATTGTTGCATCTGTCAGAAAATCGCGTGTTCAAGTGCCTGTGAACAAGTCTTTGCTTTATGAGACAACAACCGATGAAGAATCTGTAATTAAAGGAAGCAGGAAACTTGATCACACTAACAAGTTGAG TTTTTTTGACAAAGCAGCTGTGGAGACTCAATCGGATAAAATTAAAGATTCAGTAACTCCATGGAGACTCTGTACTGTTACACAAATTGAAGAGCTCAAGTCTATTATAGGCTTGCTGCCTATATGGGCAACCGGCATAATCTTCAGTGCAGTTTATAGTCAGATGGGCACATTATTTGTTCTTCAAGGCAACACAATGGACCTCCGAATGGGTGGTTCATTTCAAATTCCCTCAGCCTCACTATCCCTTTTCGACACGGTCAGTGTCATCTTTTGGGTGCCAGTGTATGACCGTGTAATAGTCCCTTTTGCCAGGCGAATCACGGGCCACAAAAATGGCTTCTCTCAGCTTCAACGGATTGGAATTGGACTAGTAATCTCAATATTTGCAATGTTAAGTGCGGGAACACTGGAACTGATGAGACTAAAAATGGTGAGGCAGCACAATTACTATGAAGTGAATCACATTCCAATGTCCATATTTTGGCAAGTCCCACAATATTTCATAATTGGATGTGCTGAAGTATTTACGTTTGTTGGACAGCTTGAGTTTTTCTATGAGCAGGCTCCTGATGCCATGAGGAGTCTTTGCTCCGCGTTATCGCTAACAACCGCTGCATTAGGAAATTATATGAGTACATTTCTGGTGAACATGGTGACAGATGTGAGCACTAGAAATGGGAGTAAAGGGTGGATTCCAGATAATCTAAATTACGGTCATTTGGATTACTTCTTTTGGATGTTGGCTTTGTTAAGTGTGATGAATTTGGGAGCTTTTGTCTTGGTGGCCAAGTGTTACACTTACAAAAAGCCAGTTGATCCGGTATCTCATTGA